The following are from one region of the Paenibacillus bovis genome:
- a CDS encoding Zn-dependent hydrolase, translating into MKQLQQRIEEHIEAISAFTATPGQGTTRLTYSPQDLQAREYIKAQMTHYGLTVREDGVGNIFGRLEGTQTDAPAVLVGSHFDSVPNGGSYDGPAGVIAGLEVAALFQENQIQPVYPLEVIAMVEEEGARFAGGLMGSRAMLGILDEQQFTHLQDKDGITTIQAMEQAGLDTSLPRIRDPRTIRAFLELHIEQGPILEEKGIPIGIVEAIVGLAQLEITVQGQAGHAGTTPMDRRADALVAAAGIIAALPGIAVETGDGSVITTGKLNVWPGGANVIPDKVVFTVDLRSGREENVQTLIRRTEELAASCEKGGITVSVQQQLYMKPKAMNTHIRSLLREKSEQLGITHCPINSGAGHDAMVFADVTDVGMLFIPSRNGLSHCPEEWSDAADIARAVQIFYETIKSLTEVNDHE; encoded by the coding sequence ATGAAGCAGCTTCAACAGCGGATCGAGGAACATATTGAAGCCATTAGTGCCTTTACGGCTACACCGGGACAGGGGACGACAAGACTCACCTACAGTCCACAGGATCTGCAGGCCCGCGAGTATATAAAGGCGCAGATGACCCATTATGGACTGACCGTAAGAGAAGACGGAGTCGGCAATATTTTTGGCAGACTGGAAGGTACACAGACGGATGCTCCGGCTGTACTGGTCGGATCGCATTTTGATTCGGTGCCAAACGGCGGCAGCTACGATGGCCCGGCTGGTGTAATAGCCGGTCTGGAGGTGGCTGCACTGTTTCAAGAAAATCAGATCCAGCCAGTCTATCCGCTCGAAGTGATCGCCATGGTCGAAGAGGAAGGTGCCCGATTCGCCGGTGGTCTCATGGGTTCGCGCGCCATGCTCGGCATTCTGGATGAACAGCAATTCACCCATCTGCAGGACAAAGACGGGATTACGACGATTCAGGCGATGGAGCAGGCCGGACTGGATACTTCGCTTCCTAGAATCCGCGATCCGCGTACGATTCGCGCTTTTCTCGAACTGCATATCGAGCAGGGACCTATTCTGGAGGAAAAAGGTATCCCGATCGGTATTGTCGAAGCCATCGTCGGACTTGCCCAGCTGGAGATTACCGTACAGGGTCAGGCGGGACATGCCGGTACGACTCCAATGGATCGACGTGCAGATGCGCTAGTGGCTGCGGCAGGCATCATCGCTGCGCTGCCAGGGATTGCAGTGGAGACAGGAGACGGATCGGTTATTACAACAGGCAAGCTGAATGTATGGCCGGGAGGCGCCAATGTTATTCCGGACAAAGTGGTCTTTACCGTCGATCTGCGCTCCGGACGTGAAGAAAATGTACAGACCCTGATCCGCCGGACCGAGGAACTGGCCGCCTCCTGTGAAAAGGGAGGCATCACCGTATCCGTACAGCAGCAGCTGTATATGAAGCCCAAAGCGATGAATACACATATCCGCTCCCTGCTTCGGGAAAAAAGTGAACAGCTCGGTATCACCCACTGCCCGATCAACAGCGGCGCCGGTCATGACGCTATGGTATTCGCGGATGTGACCGACGTGGGAATGCTGTTTATCCCGAGCCGTAATGGACTCAGCCACTGCCCGGAAGAATGGTCGGATGCAGCGGATATTGCGAGAGCTGTACAGATTTTCTATGAAACGATCAAATCCCTGACGGAGGTGAATGATCATGAGTGA
- a CDS encoding darcynin family protein: protein MRYMMVVLLEFYPSWLALPREERRMHAAGLQEIIRKHEPAVQVRFFDAEALPGKDYTDFVVCETADMEQYHYMWEAIRDSEPYTKGYMKIKDVIMGMENAFQSYETNVLNMD from the coding sequence ATGCGTTATATGATGGTTGTATTATTGGAATTCTACCCTTCCTGGCTGGCACTTCCGCGGGAAGAGCGGCGTATGCATGCGGCCGGTTTGCAGGAGATTATCCGCAAGCATGAGCCTGCGGTACAGGTACGCTTTTTTGACGCCGAAGCGCTGCCGGGCAAAGATTATACGGACTTTGTAGTTTGCGAGACAGCGGACATGGAGCAGTACCATTATATGTGGGAAGCCATCCGGGATTCCGAGCCGTATACCAAAGGCTATATGAAGATCAAAGATGTAATTATGGGCATGGAGAATGCTTTTCAGAGTTACGAGACTAACGTATTGAATATGGATTAA
- a CDS encoding Crp/Fnr family transcriptional regulator produces MQPNDKVLHQMAAQAGVTEEEWEHFLQQTVLRPIHSGQRLIEAGQLVNSAHFCIQGLFRLYYILEDGREYTAGFTMEQDYATSYAAMITGQPSAYTIEALEDSVVIEIPYDLLKRLTRSSHAWERFVRVSVERLYIRKEERERELLYASARERYEACLRKYPGLEKRVPQYHIASYIGVSPVSLSRLLRRDSL; encoded by the coding sequence ATGCAACCGAATGATAAAGTTCTACACCAGATGGCGGCGCAGGCTGGCGTAACGGAAGAAGAATGGGAGCATTTTCTCCAGCAGACGGTGCTCCGGCCTATCCATTCCGGCCAGCGGCTGATTGAAGCCGGACAGCTGGTGAATAGCGCGCATTTCTGTATACAGGGATTATTCCGGCTGTATTATATACTGGAAGATGGGCGGGAATATACGGCTGGCTTCACTATGGAGCAGGATTATGCTACCTCTTATGCAGCGATGATCACGGGTCAGCCCTCTGCCTATACGATCGAGGCACTGGAGGACTCTGTAGTGATCGAAATTCCTTACGATCTGTTGAAGCGGCTGACCCGCAGCAGTCATGCGTGGGAACGATTCGTCCGGGTCAGTGTCGAGCGACTGTATATCCGCAAGGAAGAAAGGGAGCGGGAGCTGCTGTATGCCTCAGCGCGTGAACGATATGAGGCCTGCCTGCGTAAGTATCCGGGTCTGGAGAAGCGAGTGCCGCAATATCATATCGCTTCTTATATCGGGGTCTCTCCCGTATCACTCAGTCGGCTACTTCGCCGTGATTCGCTGTGA
- a CDS encoding glycoside hydrolase, with product MRNVHGNKTGFLPRLGALSLSVMLFSGMASSAGAAGSDHAESIAAQKSTTSGVQQITINGQQRYQEIDGFGASGAWSIDHIGSEWSEKNKNKVADLLFSQDKGIGLSIWRFNIGAGSVDTDQDIISDPWRRAESFKSGEDKPYDWSKQAGQQWFLQAAKKRGVEETVAFVNSPPVWMTKNGHGQPDPSVGSTNLKEDYIDDYAVFLADVLEHFHKQKLGFDYISPINEPTWDWNRAGQEGNRYNIEDIKKVLIALDKELHKRGIDTEVDAIEAVEYLSLLDNDMYATYTGKAGSTYTSGNAGGAFEGKYSEYIKEMLGDPQIAGIIGNKMSAHSYWSDEAKPGDDRLVRLRELVRENLNRYVQDAKFWMSEYCILGDRGPGRDLTMDTALDVAKVIHYDMVTTQASAWQWWLAVSKEDYKDGLVYTDYKNPGDTQSIIESKTLWALGNYSKFVRPGAQRIDLQGANDPNGLMGSAYYHDGDKQLSVVFVNSSDEAKTIHLDVTNLPGGKDVKQFKPYLTSEHADLKKQSTVSVKKDITIPARSLMTLVGKN from the coding sequence ATGAGAAATGTTCACGGTAACAAAACAGGCTTTTTGCCAAGGCTCGGCGCATTATCACTATCTGTGATGCTGTTCTCCGGTATGGCATCCAGTGCCGGAGCAGCCGGAAGTGACCATGCCGAGTCTATCGCCGCTCAAAAATCTACAACATCTGGCGTACAACAGATTACGATCAACGGTCAGCAGCGGTATCAGGAAATCGATGGTTTCGGCGCATCCGGTGCCTGGAGTATCGACCATATCGGCTCGGAATGGTCGGAAAAGAACAAAAATAAAGTCGCCGATCTATTGTTCTCGCAGGATAAAGGAATCGGACTGTCGATCTGGCGCTTCAATATTGGAGCGGGTAGCGTAGATACCGATCAGGATATTATCAGCGATCCATGGCGCCGGGCGGAGAGCTTCAAATCCGGCGAAGACAAGCCGTACGATTGGTCCAAACAGGCTGGCCAGCAGTGGTTCCTGCAGGCTGCCAAAAAGCGCGGCGTTGAAGAAACCGTCGCTTTTGTGAATAGTCCGCCGGTATGGATGACCAAGAACGGTCACGGCCAGCCCGATCCATCGGTAGGCAGCACTAATCTCAAGGAAGACTATATTGACGATTACGCTGTTTTCCTCGCGGATGTACTGGAGCATTTCCACAAGCAAAAGCTGGGCTTCGACTACATCAGCCCGATCAACGAACCGACCTGGGACTGGAACCGCGCCGGACAGGAAGGTAACCGCTACAATATCGAAGATATCAAAAAAGTGCTGATCGCTCTGGATAAAGAACTGCACAAACGCGGCATCGACACCGAAGTGGATGCGATCGAAGCTGTTGAATACCTATCCCTGCTGGATAACGACATGTACGCTACATATACCGGCAAAGCAGGCAGTACGTATACGAGCGGTAATGCCGGCGGTGCCTTTGAAGGCAAATACAGTGAATATATCAAGGAAATGCTCGGCGATCCGCAAATTGCCGGTATCATCGGCAACAAAATGAGCGCTCACTCCTACTGGTCCGACGAAGCCAAGCCAGGTGACGACCGTCTGGTGCGCCTGCGCGAGCTGGTACGGGAAAACCTCAATCGGTATGTGCAGGACGCCAAGTTCTGGATGTCCGAATACTGTATCCTCGGCGACCGCGGACCGGGACGTGATCTGACAATGGATACTGCGCTGGATGTAGCCAAAGTCATTCACTACGATATGGTAACAACCCAGGCATCCGCATGGCAGTGGTGGCTCGCCGTATCCAAGGAAGATTACAAAGATGGCCTGGTCTATACCGATTACAAAAATCCCGGTGATACCCAGTCCATTATCGAATCCAAAACACTCTGGGCCCTGGGCAATTACAGCAAATTCGTCCGTCCCGGCGCACAACGCATCGATCTACAAGGCGCCAATGATCCGAATGGCCTGATGGGATCGGCATATTATCATGATGGAGACAAACAGCTGTCCGTCGTCTTCGTCAACAGCAGCGATGAAGCCAAAACGATCCATCTGGACGTCACCAACCTGCCAGGCGGCAAGGACGTGAAGCAGTTCAAACCGTATCTGACCTCTGAACACGCCGACCTAAAAAAGCAGTCCACCGTCTCGGTGAAAAAAGATATTACCATTCCAGCTCGTTCCCTGATGACACTGGTAGGGAAAAATTAA
- a CDS encoding copper amine oxidase N-terminal domain-containing protein — protein sequence MNKKHISTVLLGSILAGSLVVAPLGDSVYAADTSIQIRGAYGVVPSDVAPYIRNGVTMVPINVVSKLGSDNTYVSWNNTSKTVTINAAGAKTLLQLDQKYALQNGARIELAQPATLKEGVVMVPLRFVGESIGVKVNWDAANRIVYIGEASSSPVDPAETSADSALQILSKQRAKVIYDLPRTELPTELPTVGMQTVTHYFPVGQANIFFEAMPDRISYYEVKNNKAKEIWSANHNDQPSASGKGLPFLPYQITKEIGKRPSITATVAYYQYSASISDLRYGLIDTKGNDTELGHTDPAQIKQRFPVDQKELALVK from the coding sequence ATGAACAAAAAGCATATTTCCACCGTCTTATTAGGCTCTATTCTGGCTGGCAGTCTGGTCGTGGCTCCACTTGGCGATTCGGTCTATGCAGCCGATACATCGATCCAGATTAGAGGTGCATATGGCGTAGTTCCATCGGATGTGGCTCCATATATTCGGAATGGTGTAACGATGGTTCCAATCAATGTAGTAAGCAAACTAGGAAGCGATAATACGTATGTATCATGGAATAATACCAGTAAAACGGTAACCATAAATGCTGCTGGAGCCAAAACTTTATTACAGCTTGATCAAAAATATGCTCTGCAAAATGGAGCCCGGATCGAGTTGGCGCAGCCTGCCACTTTAAAAGAAGGGGTCGTTATGGTTCCTCTGCGCTTTGTTGGAGAGTCTATTGGTGTGAAAGTAAACTGGGATGCAGCGAACCGAATTGTATATATTGGTGAAGCCAGCTCGTCACCGGTTGATCCTGCGGAGACTTCCGCTGATTCGGCCCTTCAGATCCTGTCCAAACAAAGAGCCAAAGTGATATATGATCTACCCAGAACCGAATTGCCAACAGAACTGCCTACAGTAGGGATGCAGACGGTAACCCACTATTTCCCGGTAGGACAAGCCAATATATTTTTCGAAGCCATGCCTGATCGCATCAGCTATTATGAAGTGAAAAATAACAAAGCCAAGGAAATTTGGTCAGCCAATCACAATGATCAACCCTCTGCCAGCGGCAAAGGCTTACCTTTTTTGCCATACCAAATTACAAAAGAAATAGGAAAAAGACCTTCCATTACTGCTACAGTCGCCTACTACCAATATAGTGCATCCATATCCGATCTACGCTATGGGTTGATCGATACCAAAGGAAATGACACTGAACTGGGTCATACCGATCCTGCACAGATCAAGCAAAGATTCCCTGTAGATCAAAAAGAACTTGCATTGGTAAAATGA
- a CDS encoding DUF4956 domain-containing protein has protein sequence MLETLFNSTVSASTTELTLSGALLTILVSIILGGIISLTYMKTNPGGFSQSFTLTMVLLPVIVSIIILLIGSNIARAFSLAGAFSIIRFRSAPGDPKDIAYVLFTMAAGLAVGTGYFGYAVLFTLILCLLMFLLNRFNFGTRKTMQRTLKVTIPENLGYEEAFNEVFHQFNVQHELKKIRTTELGSLYELIYLVTMKQETNQKEFLDSIRCRNGNLDLSLTMSPSPANEY, from the coding sequence ATGCTTGAGACGTTATTTAACAGTACAGTAAGCGCCAGTACAACCGAACTGACCCTGAGTGGCGCGCTGTTGACCATACTGGTATCCATTATTCTGGGTGGCATAATCAGCTTGACGTATATGAAAACGAATCCCGGCGGCTTTTCCCAGAGTTTCACCCTGACGATGGTGCTGCTGCCGGTGATCGTGTCTATCATCATCCTGTTGATCGGCAGCAATATCGCCCGCGCGTTCAGCCTGGCCGGTGCCTTCTCGATCATCCGCTTCCGCAGCGCACCCGGCGACCCAAAAGACATTGCCTATGTCCTGTTCACCATGGCAGCCGGCCTGGCAGTCGGTACCGGATACTTCGGTTACGCGGTGCTGTTTACCCTGATTCTCTGTCTGCTGATGTTCCTGCTGAACCGCTTTAACTTCGGTACACGCAAAACGATGCAGCGTACCCTGAAAGTCACTATTCCCGAAAATCTGGGCTACGAAGAAGCTTTTAACGAAGTATTCCACCAATTCAACGTGCAGCATGAACTCAAAAAAATCAGAACCACCGAACTCGGCAGCCTGTACGAACTGATCTACCTCGTCACCATGAAGCAGGAAACCAACCAAAAAGAATTCCTAGACTCCATCCGTTGTAGAAACGGCAATCTGGATCTGTCACTAACAATGAGCCCAAGTCCAGCTAACGAATATTAA
- a CDS encoding polyphosphate polymerase domain-containing protein: MAIEVFNRYESKYLMNTAKFHVFYSDLLEYMELDAYNKQHDFYSISNIYYDTPHDSLIRASLAKPKYKEKLRLRAYGVPEANAKVYMEIKKKFTGLVNKRRTALKLDEAYEFVRTGQVPEYQEYMNKQVLNEITYFLRLYDLAPKLYLSYDRKALFSKESRDLRITFDTNIRCRRYDLKLEQGDYGEQLLEPDQWLMEVKAENTVPLWLSKLLSKHGLYRTSFSKYGNEYKKLLKNQAVPTIQPQLPTIEIPAPAMIQIPTEKESIRYA, translated from the coding sequence ATGGCTATCGAGGTTTTTAACCGATATGAGAGCAAGTATCTGATGAACACCGCCAAGTTCCATGTATTTTACAGCGATCTGCTGGAATACATGGAGCTGGATGCCTACAACAAGCAGCACGACTTTTACTCGATCAGCAATATCTACTATGACACACCGCATGATTCGCTGATCCGGGCGAGTCTGGCGAAGCCCAAATACAAAGAAAAACTGCGCCTCCGGGCATACGGTGTACCAGAGGCCAATGCCAAAGTCTATATGGAGATCAAAAAGAAATTTACCGGTCTCGTCAACAAACGCCGCACTGCACTCAAGCTGGATGAAGCCTACGAATTTGTCCGTACCGGTCAAGTGCCAGAATACCAGGAGTATATGAACAAGCAGGTGCTGAACGAAATCACCTACTTCCTCCGCCTGTACGATCTGGCTCCCAAGCTGTACCTGTCCTACGATCGCAAAGCACTGTTCAGCAAGGAAAGCCGCGATCTGCGCATTACCTTTGACACCAATATCCGCTGCCGCCGCTACGATCTGAAGCTGGAGCAGGGGGATTACGGCGAACAACTACTGGAGCCGGATCAGTGGCTGATGGAGGTCAAAGCAGAGAACACTGTACCGCTATGGCTGTCCAAGCTGCTGTCCAAGCATGGACTGTACCGGACGAGCTTTTCCAAATACGGCAATGAGTACAAGAAATTGCTGAAAAATCAGGCTGTTCCTACGATTCAGCCGCAGCTGCCGACGATTGAGATTCCTGCGCCTGCCATGATCCAGATTCCTACCGAGAAGGAGAGTATCCGCTATGCTTGA
- a CDS encoding response regulator transcription factor: protein MRILIVEDELHLAEALTQILKKHNYSVDAVHDGRTGLDYAQSGIYDLLLLDIMMPEMDGISVLKTLRSQGNATPVILLTAKGEISDKVTGLDYGADDYIAKPFSSEELMARIRAALRRKGEVVPEDGLKYGDLELNTSTLKLTVGGKEMKLNLKESELLELLMIRKQGVTSKEQIIEKLWGFDSDVEHNNVEVYISFLRKKLNFLNSTVRITTIRNVGYVLEVTT, encoded by the coding sequence ATGCGAATATTAATCGTAGAAGATGAACTGCATCTGGCCGAGGCGCTGACGCAAATTCTCAAAAAGCATAATTACTCTGTCGATGCCGTGCATGATGGGCGCACCGGATTGGATTACGCGCAGAGCGGAATCTACGATCTGCTGCTGCTGGATATTATGATGCCGGAGATGGATGGAATCAGCGTATTGAAGACGCTGCGCAGCCAGGGGAATGCGACGCCGGTTATTCTGCTTACCGCCAAGGGCGAGATCTCGGACAAAGTAACCGGGCTGGATTACGGGGCAGACGACTATATTGCCAAGCCTTTCTCTTCCGAGGAACTGATGGCGCGTATCCGGGCAGCCCTGCGGCGCAAAGGCGAAGTAGTACCGGAAGATGGGCTCAAGTACGGCGATCTGGAGTTGAATACCTCCACACTCAAGCTAACCGTCGGCGGTAAGGAAATGAAGCTGAATCTCAAGGAAAGCGAGCTACTGGAGCTGCTCATGATCCGCAAGCAGGGCGTTACGTCCAAAGAGCAGATTATCGAGAAGCTGTGGGGCTTTGATTCGGACGTAGAGCATAACAATGTGGAGGTCTATATTTCCTTTTTGCGTAAAAAGCTGAACTTCCTGAATTCCACGGTGCGCATCACGACGATCCGTAATGTAGGTTATGTGCTTGAGGTGACGACCTGA
- a CDS encoding sensor histidine kinase translates to MFKQLRNRFLILNLATISILMLVAFASIYIITYRDVQNDVRMDLMRISDSYLKPFDGGGSNQPPRSSQGTTANSGGWTGAQNQNTPPERAVAFMIETDSSGKQINSKSQVDIDSTTYASALQEATAMNTDQGQFSLDGSDWAFVRQPLNSGYLYTFLDVTAQQGILTNLIYTFTAVGVVMLILLFFTSRYFANRSIRPVQDAFDKQKQFIADASHELKTPLAVINTNADVLLANPDETIRSQSKWLHYIKGETERMSRLTGDLLYLTEMEDARTAMMYSSFDLSETVENLILTMEAVIFEKDLSLEYDITPGLTIEGSSQQMQQVIMILLDNAIKYCNPRGRIHLTLQRHGQQTVLSVSNTGEGIAPQHLERIFDRFYRTDASRTRSQGGHGLGLAIAKSIVEQHGGRIEAKSTVGESTTFSVYL, encoded by the coding sequence ATGTTCAAGCAGCTGCGCAACCGCTTTTTGATTCTGAATCTGGCGACGATCTCTATTCTGATGCTGGTCGCTTTTGCTTCTATCTATATTATTACCTACCGTGATGTGCAAAATGATGTCCGGATGGATCTAATGCGTATCTCCGACTCTTATCTCAAACCGTTTGACGGTGGTGGAAGTAACCAGCCTCCGCGCAGCAGTCAGGGAACGACAGCCAATAGCGGCGGCTGGACTGGCGCTCAGAATCAGAATACACCGCCGGAACGGGCAGTTGCCTTTATGATCGAGACCGACAGCAGTGGCAAGCAGATCAACAGCAAATCACAGGTCGATATCGACAGCACCACTTATGCCAGTGCATTGCAGGAAGCAACCGCCATGAATACCGATCAGGGCCAGTTTTCGCTGGATGGCAGTGACTGGGCATTTGTCCGGCAGCCGCTGAACAGCGGGTATTTGTATACGTTTCTGGATGTAACCGCCCAGCAGGGCATTCTGACCAATCTGATTTATACATTCACCGCAGTCGGTGTGGTGATGCTGATCCTGCTCTTTTTCACCAGCCGCTACTTTGCCAATCGTTCGATCCGCCCGGTACAGGACGCTTTTGACAAGCAAAAGCAGTTTATCGCGGACGCTTCCCATGAGCTGAAGACGCCGCTCGCGGTGATCAATACCAATGCGGATGTGCTGCTCGCGAATCCCGACGAGACGATTCGCAGCCAGTCCAAATGGCTGCATTATATCAAAGGCGAAACGGAGCGCATGTCCCGGCTGACTGGTGATCTGCTCTACCTGACCGAGATGGAGGATGCGCGCACCGCGATGATGTACAGTTCTTTTGATCTGAGCGAGACGGTGGAGAATCTGATTCTGACGATGGAAGCGGTCATTTTCGAGAAAGATTTGTCGCTGGAGTATGATATCACGCCGGGGCTGACGATTGAGGGCAGCAGCCAGCAGATGCAGCAAGTAATCATGATTTTGCTGGACAATGCGATCAAGTACTGCAATCCCCGTGGCCGGATTCATCTGACCCTGCAGCGGCATGGACAGCAGACAGTCCTGTCGGTCAGCAACACTGGTGAAGGCATTGCGCCCCAGCATCTGGAACGAATCTTTGACCGGTTCTACCGGACAGATGCGTCACGTACACGTTCGCAGGGCGGTCATGGTCTGGGACTGGCGATCGCCAAGTCGATTGTAGAGCAGCACGGCGGCCGGATCGAGGCAAAAAGTACAGTCGGCGAATCTACGACGTTCTCGGTATATTTGTAA
- a CDS encoding diacylglycerol/lipid kinase family protein, whose protein sequence is MKRAMIIINPSSGKELALEYLQKVEQLLRSEAGYDVVVNETAKELDATNFCISACEDCFDLVVSIGGDGTLHETINGLLDQKHRPLLGIVPLGTVNDFARALQIPLDPDEAIRTLTSSQVKDVDMGRLNDQLFANVVAAGSLAESLSSVSSEDKSKLGAFAYFREGLRELVNNSAAPLRIEYDGEVWEGDSPLFIATLTNSVGGFEKIAPEATVDDGLLHGFIFKDLNLFNTLAVGASLLFGHLKDHQDVIYFTARHIQVTSNQPVRTNVDGEEGPALPIDMHILPGHIKVVVPEVQVV, encoded by the coding sequence GTGAAGCGAGCCATGATCATTATCAATCCGTCCTCCGGCAAAGAGCTGGCGCTGGAATACCTGCAAAAAGTCGAACAGCTGCTGCGAAGTGAAGCCGGATATGACGTTGTCGTTAACGAAACTGCCAAAGAACTCGATGCAACCAACTTCTGCATTTCCGCCTGTGAAGACTGCTTTGATCTGGTCGTCTCTATCGGAGGTGACGGTACCCTGCATGAGACCATTAATGGGCTGCTCGACCAGAAGCATCGTCCACTGCTCGGTATTGTGCCTTTGGGAACGGTCAATGACTTTGCCCGGGCGCTGCAGATTCCCCTTGATCCGGATGAAGCGATCCGCACTTTGACCTCTTCGCAGGTTAAGGATGTCGATATGGGACGACTGAATGACCAGCTGTTCGCCAATGTCGTAGCAGCCGGCTCGCTGGCCGAATCCCTTTCCTCCGTATCGTCCGAGGATAAATCCAAGCTCGGTGCATTCGCCTATTTCCGGGAAGGACTGCGTGAGCTCGTAAACAATTCGGCAGCCCCGCTGCGCATTGAATACGATGGTGAAGTCTGGGAAGGCGACTCTCCGCTCTTTATCGCTACACTGACCAATTCGGTGGGCGGATTTGAGAAGATTGCTCCGGAAGCGACCGTAGATGACGGCCTGCTGCACGGGTTTATTTTCAAAGATCTGAACCTGTTCAACACGCTGGCGGTCGGGGCTTCCCTGTTGTTCGGCCATCTCAAGGATCATCAGGATGTGATTTACTTTACCGCTCGTCATATTCAGGTAACGTCCAACCAGCCGGTTCGTACGAATGTGGACGGTGAAGAAGGTCCGGCACTGCCGATCGATATGCATATTCTGCCTGGTCATATCAAAGTAGTCGTACCCGAAGTGCAGGTCGTCTGA
- a CDS encoding class I SAM-dependent methyltransferase, translated as MRESEYRAFYDRVGPDNGWDFSRMKYESQGIAWDLYKEVAGHCAPHDLLLDIGTGGGEELLELADAALLLIGVEQSAGMMQRAAANLAASDQRNVRILQMDARALQFPDGFFNIISCRHAPFSASETARVLAPDGVFLTQQVSEGDKWNLVQAFGKEQDRQPDGTLLNRYTEELHAAGFRHIHSEEYDAVEYYATVEDLIFLLKHAPIIRNFGEQAEDFAILDRFVQEYGTDQGIQTNSKRFKIVAHR; from the coding sequence ATGAGAGAATCAGAATATAGAGCTTTTTATGATCGGGTCGGACCGGACAATGGCTGGGATTTCAGCCGGATGAAGTATGAATCGCAAGGCATTGCATGGGACCTGTACAAAGAGGTAGCCGGGCATTGTGCACCTCATGATCTGCTGCTGGATATTGGAACCGGCGGCGGTGAGGAGCTGCTGGAGCTGGCGGATGCAGCTCTGCTGCTGATTGGTGTGGAGCAGTCTGCAGGCATGATGCAGAGGGCAGCGGCTAATCTGGCAGCCTCGGATCAACGCAATGTACGTATCCTGCAGATGGATGCCAGAGCGCTGCAGTTTCCGGATGGATTTTTTAATATTATATCCTGTCGTCATGCGCCATTCTCCGCCAGCGAGACTGCACGGGTACTGGCACCAGACGGCGTCTTCCTTACCCAACAGGTCAGTGAAGGGGACAAATGGAATCTGGTGCAGGCTTTTGGCAAAGAGCAGGACCGGCAGCCGGATGGTACACTGCTGAATCGGTACACAGAAGAATTGCATGCCGCCGGCTTCCGTCATATCCACTCCGAAGAATACGATGCCGTGGAATATTATGCGACGGTAGAGGATCTGATTTTCCTGCTCAAGCATGCACCGATTATTCGTAATTTCGGCGAGCAGGCAGAGGATTTTGCAATCCTTGACCGATTTGTACAGGAATACGGTACAGACCAAGGCATCCAGACCAATTCCAAACGTTTCAAAATCGTGGCCCATCGATAA